The Paenibacillus sp. FSL R7-0204 genome includes a region encoding these proteins:
- the pdxT gene encoding pyridoxal 5'-phosphate synthase glutaminase subunit PdxT, with translation MRIGVLALQGAVTEHIVSIEKTGAQGLPIKRIEELDGVDGLIIPGGESTTIGKLMRKYGFIEAIREFAGQGKPIFGTCAGMIVLAKRIAGDEAGHLELMDITVARNAFGRQRESFECDLEVKGIAEPVRAVFIRAPLIDEVGPDVEVLTLYKDEIVTARQGNLLACSFHPELTDDYRLHQYFADMVEDSIAANL, from the coding sequence ATGAGAATTGGAGTGTTGGCGCTTCAAGGCGCTGTTACAGAGCATATTGTCAGCATTGAGAAGACCGGAGCGCAGGGCCTGCCTATTAAGCGTATAGAGGAGCTAGACGGGGTAGATGGTCTGATCATTCCCGGCGGTGAGAGTACGACGATTGGCAAATTGATGCGCAAATATGGCTTTATTGAAGCAATCCGTGAGTTCGCGGGTCAAGGTAAGCCTATTTTTGGTACATGCGCCGGCATGATCGTGCTGGCGAAGCGGATTGCCGGAGATGAAGCCGGTCATCTGGAGCTGATGGATATTACCGTGGCCAGGAATGCCTTTGGCCGCCAGCGGGAAAGCTTTGAATGTGATCTGGAGGTTAAGGGGATTGCTGAGCCTGTGCGGGCGGTATTTATCCGCGCTCCGCTTATTGACGAGGTGGGTCCTGATGTTGAGGTGCTTACTCTCTATAAGGATGAGATTGTAACAGCGCGCCAAGGCAATCTGCTGGCCTGCTCGTTTCACCCGGAATTGACTGATGATTACAGGCTGCATCAATATTTTGCCGACATGGTAGAGGACAGTATTGCAGCCAATCTATAG
- the serS gene encoding serine--tRNA ligase: MLDVKVLRSDYARVEEALNKRGKSLDLIAGFPALDQRRRELLQETEGLKNRRNTVSGDVAKKKKNGEPADDLIAEMRTVSDRIKELDDEVRELEVKIDELTMSIPNIPHESVPVGTSEADNVEVRRWSEPTELGFTPKSHWELAQQLDIIDFEAAAKVTGSRFVFYKGLGARLERALINFMMDLHSGEHNYEEMLPPYIVNKDSLYGTGQLPKFEEDLFKLRDTEYYLIPTAEVPVTNYYREEIMTAGDLPKYHVAYSSCFRSEAGSAGRDTRGLIRQHQFNKVELVKLASPESSYEELEKMTADAERVLQLLGLPYRVLLLCTADMGFTSAKTYDLEVWLPESGMYREISSCSNTEDFQARRANIRYRKEPKAKPEFVHTLNGSALAVGRTVAAILENYQQEDGSVLIPECLQPYMRNVKSISAKTAQ, from the coding sequence GTGTTAGATGTTAAAGTATTGCGCAGCGATTATGCAAGAGTAGAAGAGGCACTGAATAAAAGAGGAAAGTCGCTGGATTTGATTGCCGGCTTCCCGGCGCTGGATCAGCGCCGCCGTGAGCTGCTTCAGGAAACGGAAGGGCTCAAGAACCGCCGGAACACTGTATCCGGAGACGTAGCCAAGAAGAAGAAGAATGGTGAACCGGCGGATGATCTGATCGCAGAAATGCGCACGGTATCTGACCGGATTAAGGAATTGGATGATGAGGTGCGTGAGCTTGAGGTCAAAATTGACGAGCTGACGATGAGCATCCCGAATATTCCGCATGAATCGGTGCCTGTTGGCACCTCCGAGGCAGACAATGTCGAAGTGCGCCGCTGGTCAGAGCCTACAGAGCTCGGATTCACTCCGAAATCCCACTGGGAGCTGGCACAGCAGCTGGATATCATTGATTTTGAGGCAGCGGCGAAGGTTACGGGTTCACGGTTTGTCTTCTACAAGGGACTGGGTGCCAGACTGGAGCGTGCCCTGATTAATTTCATGATGGACCTGCACAGCGGGGAACATAACTATGAAGAGATGCTGCCGCCTTATATTGTTAATAAGGACAGCCTCTATGGAACGGGACAGCTGCCCAAATTCGAAGAGGATCTGTTCAAGCTGCGGGATACAGAGTATTATCTGATTCCTACGGCGGAAGTGCCTGTGACCAACTATTACCGTGAAGAGATCATGACGGCTGGCGATCTGCCGAAGTATCATGTGGCCTACAGCTCTTGCTTCCGCTCGGAAGCCGGTTCTGCCGGACGCGATACCCGTGGTCTGATCCGCCAGCATCAGTTCAATAAGGTGGAGCTGGTGAAGCTGGCCAGCCCGGAGAGCTCCTATGAGGAGCTGGAGAAGATGACCGCCGACGCTGAGCGCGTGCTGCAGCTTCTGGGGCTGCCTTACCGCGTTTTGCTGCTCTGTACGGCAGATATGGGCTTCACCTCTGCCAAGACGTATGACCTTGAGGTGTGGCTGCCTGAGAGCGGCATGTATCGCGAGATCTCCTCATGCTCCAACACCGAGGACTTCCAGGCGCGCCGGGCCAATATCCGTTACCGCAAGGAGCCGAAGGCGAAGCCTGAATTCGTGCATACGCTGAATGGCTCTGCGCTGGCTGTAGGACGTACGGTAGCAGCTATCCTGGAGAATTACCAGCAGGAGGACGGAAGTGTGCTGATTCCGGAATGCCTGCAGCCGTATATGCGTAATGTGAAATCCATTTCCGCCAAAACAGCTCAATAA